From the genome of Bacteroides sp. MSB163, one region includes:
- a CDS encoding Gfo/Idh/MocA family oxidoreductase, producing MKDTFISRREFLKDIGMIGAGVLLSASPWLSAFSEVVETSGEKCRLAIIGPGSRGRFLMSFLVRNPKVEIVALCDIYQPSIEKALELAPKAKVYDDYRKILEDKTVDAVLVATPLNSHCQIVLDAFDAGKHVFCEKSIGFTMEECFRIYSKHISTGKIFFTGQQRLFDPRYIKVMEMVHAGTFGEINAIRTFWNRNGDWRREVPSPDLERLINWRLYREYSKGLMTELACHQLQIGSWALQKLPEKVMGHGAITYWKDGREVYDNVSCIYVFDDGVKMTFDSVISNKFYGLEEQIMGNLGTVEPEKGKYFFESVPPAPGFLQMINEWENKVFDSLPFAGTSWAPETANENKGEFILGERPKSDGTSLLLEAFVEAVITRRQPERIAEEGYYASMLCLLGDQALQEERVLYFPDEYKINYLNHQAKTPQAV from the coding sequence ATGAAAGATACATTTATCAGCAGGAGAGAATTTCTGAAAGATATAGGGATGATTGGAGCCGGAGTGCTGCTATCAGCGAGCCCTTGGCTTTCTGCCTTTTCGGAAGTTGTAGAGACATCCGGTGAAAAATGCCGTCTGGCTATCATCGGTCCGGGTTCAAGAGGGCGTTTTTTGATGAGCTTCCTGGTACGGAATCCTAAAGTAGAAATTGTGGCATTGTGCGATATCTATCAGCCCTCTATTGAAAAAGCACTGGAACTGGCTCCGAAAGCTAAAGTTTATGACGATTACCGGAAAATACTGGAAGATAAAACCGTTGATGCCGTACTGGTAGCTACCCCTCTTAATTCCCATTGCCAGATTGTGCTGGATGCTTTTGATGCCGGCAAGCACGTGTTCTGTGAGAAATCCATAGGCTTTACGATGGAAGAATGTTTCCGCATTTACAGTAAGCATATCAGTACGGGCAAAATATTCTTTACCGGGCAGCAACGTCTTTTCGATCCGCGATACATCAAGGTCATGGAAATGGTTCATGCCGGCACTTTCGGTGAGATAAACGCCATCCGTACTTTCTGGAACCGGAATGGAGACTGGAGGCGTGAAGTGCCTTCACCTGACCTGGAACGTCTGATTAACTGGCGTCTGTACCGTGAATATTCCAAAGGACTGATGACCGAACTGGCTTGCCATCAGTTACAGATAGGGAGCTGGGCACTGCAGAAGCTTCCCGAGAAAGTGATGGGGCATGGGGCTATCACCTATTGGAAAGACGGTAGGGAAGTATATGATAATGTAAGTTGCATATATGTGTTCGATGACGGAGTGAAGATGACATTTGATTCTGTCATATCCAATAAATTCTATGGTTTGGAAGAACAGATCATGGGTAATCTGGGGACGGTGGAACCGGAGAAAGGCAAATACTTCTTTGAAAGTGTCCCTCCCGCACCCGGATTTTTGCAGATGATTAACGAATGGGAGAATAAAGTGTTTGATTCCTTACCTTTTGCCGGAACAAGCTGGGCACCGGAAACCGCCAATGAAAACAAAGGGGAATTCATTCTGGGAGAACGGCCTAAATCGGATGGCACTTCTTTGTTATTAGAAGCTTTTGTTGAGGCTGTCATTACCCGTAGGCAGCCTGAACGCATAGCCGAAGAGGGCTATTATGCAAGTATGCTTTGCCTGTTGGGCGATCAGGCTTTACAGGAAGAACGGGTACTATACTTCCCCGATGAATATAAAATCAATTACCTGAATCATCAAGCTAAAACACCTCAAGCCGTATGA
- a CDS encoding alpha-L-fucosidase — translation MNGNLGIIRLGIAFLNILMLTMCNTSDNVYSYEAEEADKVSCVSENIDKQASGGATVGLMGRGQSVCFRNLPASEKIAIRYATENVGVFSLSVNGQPALKVNIHSSGSFIGSFLYAVVDVIIPGNGFVTLSVEEGDVALCVDKILVGKGDLGLPPDIWNLPELKVAEGPFAADWDSLSNHYSAPDWWREAKFGAWSHWDPQSMPEYGDWYARNMYIEGHWQYNYHVEHFGHPSEYGYKDICNDWVIDKWNPEELMKLYMDMGARYFMAMGGHHDNFDCYDSKYQPWNSVRVGPKMDIIGIWEKVARNHKMRFGIGFHSSPPRTWGQFMTVRYTADRNGDKAGVPYDAMQTILDGKGKWWEGMDPADLYGPEHDVKTPLLSPFANQFMWRVDDAITKYHPDMIYFDESAGDAYLDLGVNMGLGFLAPPLIANYYNKSMAWNNGKLDVVFNAKGVGGRYNSFPNNPELIPVVERAMVKSTEFYIESEIMAYPFQTERSLSDWHYKKGAPYAQADEVIWGLMENVSRNGALLLNIPQHGRGDVDEEAVRICHDIGAWLKINGEAVYGSRPFEVWGDHQVLFTRNEGYVYATLLNWSDSTLTLKALRSGGTTIGDVTEVVMLGSDVPFTFTQNADGLMLKPSGRVLPLADIENVSLASKYRVLRISHTKGWMNDDDPGVAATGWKRYCNLNSGDYNNDLTVSERVGDVWACSFEGRNIAVIAPKEPGAGSMEIFIDGNSQSIVDLSTVDVCLPQQVVFQMENLVPGKHTLSIVNRKGKVSVDACKIY, via the coding sequence ATGAATGGTAATTTAGGAATTATACGGTTAGGCATTGCATTTCTCAATATATTGATGTTAACGATGTGCAATACGAGTGACAATGTATATTCTTATGAAGCTGAAGAGGCTGATAAGGTAAGTTGCGTATCAGAGAATATAGATAAGCAAGCATCAGGTGGAGCAACTGTCGGGTTGATGGGCAGGGGGCAGTCTGTCTGTTTCAGAAATCTTCCGGCTTCTGAGAAAATAGCTATTCGTTATGCCACTGAAAATGTCGGCGTTTTCAGCTTGTCGGTCAATGGTCAGCCTGCATTAAAGGTGAATATTCACTCTTCGGGTAGTTTTATAGGCAGTTTTCTGTATGCGGTTGTTGACGTTATTATTCCTGGAAATGGTTTTGTTACTTTGAGTGTAGAGGAGGGAGATGTGGCTCTTTGCGTAGACAAGATACTTGTCGGTAAAGGTGACCTCGGATTACCACCTGATATTTGGAATCTGCCTGAACTTAAAGTAGCTGAAGGACCTTTTGCCGCGGACTGGGATAGCTTGAGTAATCACTATTCTGCTCCAGACTGGTGGCGTGAAGCAAAGTTTGGAGCATGGTCTCATTGGGATCCGCAGTCTATGCCCGAATATGGTGATTGGTATGCAAGGAATATGTATATTGAAGGGCATTGGCAATACAATTATCATGTGGAGCATTTTGGTCATCCTTCTGAATATGGTTATAAGGATATATGTAACGACTGGGTGATAGACAAGTGGAATCCGGAAGAATTGATGAAGCTATATATGGATATGGGTGCCCGTTACTTTATGGCAATGGGGGGGCATCATGATAATTTTGATTGCTATGACTCTAAATATCAGCCATGGAATTCTGTTCGTGTGGGTCCTAAGATGGATATTATAGGTATATGGGAAAAAGTGGCTCGTAACCATAAGATGCGTTTCGGTATTGGTTTCCATAGCTCGCCTCCACGTACGTGGGGACAATTTATGACGGTTCGTTATACGGCGGACCGTAATGGAGATAAGGCAGGCGTTCCTTATGATGCGATGCAAACTATTTTGGACGGTAAAGGCAAGTGGTGGGAAGGTATGGATCCTGCCGATCTCTACGGTCCTGAGCATGATGTCAAGACTCCTTTACTATCACCTTTTGCCAATCAATTTATGTGGCGTGTAGATGATGCCATTACAAAATACCATCCTGATATGATCTATTTTGACGAGTCGGCAGGAGATGCATACCTCGATCTCGGGGTGAATATGGGGTTGGGGTTTCTCGCTCCTCCTTTGATAGCCAATTACTATAATAAGTCGATGGCATGGAATAATGGAAAACTGGATGTAGTTTTCAATGCAAAAGGAGTGGGCGGACGTTACAATAGCTTTCCAAATAACCCTGAGCTGATACCGGTAGTGGAACGGGCTATGGTAAAAAGTACTGAGTTTTACATTGAATCGGAAATTATGGCTTATCCGTTTCAGACAGAGCGGAGCCTTTCCGATTGGCACTATAAAAAAGGGGCGCCCTATGCGCAAGCAGACGAGGTGATATGGGGATTGATGGAAAATGTCTCACGTAATGGGGCTTTACTGCTTAATATTCCGCAACATGGAAGAGGGGATGTGGATGAAGAGGCTGTCCGCATTTGTCATGATATAGGTGCTTGGCTCAAAATTAATGGTGAGGCCGTCTACGGTTCCCGTCCTTTTGAAGTGTGGGGAGATCATCAGGTTCTTTTTACGCGTAATGAAGGATACGTATATGCCACTCTGTTGAATTGGAGTGATAGTACGCTTACTTTAAAGGCTTTACGTTCCGGAGGCACGACTATAGGTGATGTGACAGAGGTGGTGATGCTTGGGTCCGACGTACCGTTTACATTTACTCAAAATGCTGATGGATTGATGCTTAAACCTTCCGGGAGGGTACTGCCATTGGCAGATATAGAGAATGTGTCTCTTGCCTCTAAATATCGTGTTTTGCGTATATCACATACTAAAGGGTGGATGAATGATGATGATCCGGGTGTTGCGGCTACAGGCTGGAAACGTTATTGCAATTTGAATTCCGGTGATTACAATAATGACTTGACTGTCAGCGAACGTGTCGGTGACGTTTGGGCATGTAGTTTTGAAGGAAGGAACATCGCTGTTATTGCTCCGAAAGAACCGGGTGCCGGTAGCATGGAAATATTTATTGATGGCAATAGCCAATCTATTGTTGATCTTTCTACAGTGGATGTATGTCTTCCTCAGCAAGTGGTTTTTCAAATGGAAAATCTAGTACCGGGTAAACATACTCTTTCTATTGTCAACAGGAAAGGGAAAGTTTCTGTAGATGCATGTAAGATTTATTAA
- a CDS encoding glycoside hydrolase family 97 protein: MRKLCLLFLLIGTYCYAGEKKYTVDSPDGKIQLAIIQTDAGELTYQLSVKRKQVIDASALGFKTEDGLTFPFRGWKMGKVTRNKVNSVWKPLWGKRAVVPDKYNEMKLSFVNEAKSSDALEVVARAYNEGVAFRYVLPQGAGSALELTTFNFAGDYTAWYYNGERHNIGPERLTETDGERLPVMTVKAADDLYLAVHEACLDEGEPLKLKSEKGRCLFSVSAKPHLFRAGYQSAWRVVLCGNRPGDLVDSHLVELLNPEPSGEYDFSWVKPGVALWDWRMNGAQWEGFNYTMSYPSWERAVDFAAEQGFVYLVLDANWYGPEFEQGSDPVKGDKAGDVRKLIQYGKQKGVGIWLYLNDVGGRNYPLEETLKQYGEWGAAGVKYGFMAGNPEEKNTRTKNITEMCARYKLLVDFHDYPVHPYGQMRTWPNAVTREYCKAQLDGHEIFYPKTFVTSVFVNMVAGPIDMNNGMFDLRQGKTTRSDNNQEVPSTVVSEAARTLITFSGATIIPDIPEYYRKYPALLRFLSAQKMPWLESKTLDGEIGEYIVMMRQAEDGVFLVGAATNEESRTLRVPLSFLGKGDYEAEIVEDGENAHYLSNRETMKVSKKRVTRNEVLNIKLAPGGGACIRIGKETGK, translated from the coding sequence ATGAGAAAATTGTGTTTGTTGTTCTTATTGATAGGAACATATTGTTATGCCGGTGAAAAAAAATATACGGTTGATTCGCCTGACGGAAAGATACAGTTAGCGATTATTCAGACGGATGCCGGTGAGTTGACTTATCAATTATCCGTGAAGCGTAAACAAGTGATTGATGCTTCTGCATTAGGGTTTAAAACGGAAGATGGGCTGACTTTTCCTTTTCGGGGATGGAAAATGGGAAAGGTTACTCGTAACAAAGTGAATTCTGTTTGGAAACCTTTGTGGGGAAAGCGTGCCGTGGTGCCTGATAAATACAATGAGATGAAGCTGTCTTTTGTGAATGAAGCGAAATCATCGGATGCTTTGGAAGTAGTGGCACGGGCTTATAATGAAGGTGTGGCTTTTCGCTATGTGTTGCCTCAAGGTGCAGGTTCTGCGTTGGAACTTACCACTTTTAATTTTGCAGGTGACTATACTGCATGGTATTATAATGGAGAAAGGCATAATATCGGTCCGGAACGATTGACCGAAACAGATGGCGAGCGCTTACCCGTGATGACGGTGAAAGCTGCGGATGATTTATACCTGGCTGTGCATGAGGCTTGTCTGGATGAGGGTGAACCCTTGAAACTGAAATCGGAAAAGGGGCGATGCTTGTTTTCCGTTTCTGCGAAACCGCATTTGTTTCGTGCAGGGTATCAATCGGCATGGCGTGTGGTTCTTTGCGGCAATCGTCCGGGTGATCTGGTGGATTCTCATCTCGTGGAATTGCTGAATCCGGAACCTTCCGGAGAATATGATTTCTCATGGGTAAAGCCGGGAGTTGCATTGTGGGACTGGCGTATGAATGGTGCTCAGTGGGAAGGGTTTAATTATACGATGTCCTATCCTTCTTGGGAAAGAGCGGTTGATTTTGCCGCAGAGCAGGGTTTTGTCTATCTGGTTCTTGATGCCAATTGGTATGGACCTGAGTTTGAGCAGGGTTCGGACCCCGTTAAGGGAGATAAGGCCGGGGATGTGCGAAAATTGATTCAATATGGAAAGCAGAAAGGAGTGGGTATCTGGCTGTATCTGAATGATGTGGGAGGACGTAATTATCCGTTGGAAGAAACTTTGAAACAATATGGGGAGTGGGGAGCTGCCGGAGTGAAGTATGGTTTTATGGCCGGAAACCCTGAAGAGAAGAATACCAGAACAAAGAATATAACGGAAATGTGTGCACGGTATAAGCTATTGGTGGATTTTCATGACTATCCGGTGCATCCCTATGGGCAGATGCGGACATGGCCCAATGCTGTGACACGTGAATACTGCAAAGCTCAATTGGACGGACACGAGATTTTCTATCCTAAAACCTTTGTTACTTCGGTGTTTGTAAATATGGTAGCCGGTCCGATTGATATGAATAATGGTATGTTTGACCTTCGGCAAGGGAAAACGACACGTTCGGATAATAACCAGGAGGTACCTTCAACGGTGGTATCGGAAGCTGCACGAACATTGATCACTTTCTCCGGTGCAACGATTATTCCGGATATTCCCGAATATTATCGTAAATATCCTGCTTTACTCCGCTTTTTGTCTGCACAGAAAATGCCTTGGCTGGAAAGTAAGACTTTAGATGGCGAAATAGGGGAATATATCGTAATGATGCGTCAAGCGGAAGATGGAGTATTCTTGGTAGGGGCTGCAACTAACGAAGAAAGTAGAACTTTACGTGTGCCGCTGTCTTTCTTAGGTAAAGGAGACTATGAAGCGGAAATTGTGGAAGATGGAGAGAATGCCCATTATTTAAGTAACAGAGAAACGATGAAGGTTTCGAAAAAGAGAGTAACCCGGAATGAAGTTTTGAATATAAAGTTAGCACCGGGTGGCGGGGCTTGTATCCGTATTGGAAAAGAAACAGGAAAGTGA
- a CDS encoding glycoside hydrolase family 2 TIM barrel-domain containing protein: MKKKLFSLFALAIGFQTIALSQKNEWRDPEVNAVNRTPMHTNYFAYESPDAARAGVKEESDNFLSLNGMWKFNWVRNADQRPDDFYRLGYNDSAWDELKVPAVWELNGYGDPIYVNVGYPWKNQFRTDPPKIPVKNNHVGSYRKEIVIPAEWKDKQIFAHFGSVTSNIYLWVNGKYVGYSEDSKLEAEFDLSGYLKPGKNLIVFQVFRWCDGSYLEDQDFFRFSGVGRDCYLYTRNKNYIQDIRVTPDLDQQYTNGSLNIALQMKGRGTVELELSDSKGNIVANTRVNGSGNLSATMEVKNPLKWSAEMPNLYCLTATLKNGNDILEVIPVKVGFRKVEIKDAQLLVNGQPVLIKGANRHEMDPDYGYVVSRERMLQDIRIMKQFNINAVRTCHYPDDNLWYELCDEYGLYVVAEANVEAHGMLYTNNQLSKHASFAKAHLERNQRNVQRSYNHPSVIIWSLGNETGPGPNFEACYRWIKAEDATRPVQYEQAGHDYYTDIFCPMYLWYSACEDYAKSNATKPLIQCEYAHAMGNSMGGFKEYWDLIRKYPKFQGGFIWDFVDQSVRWKNKDGIEIYAYGGDFNKYDGSDNNFCDNGLISPDRVPNPHMYEVGYFYQSIWTHPVNLQNGEIEIFNENFFRDLSAYYLDWQLLADGELVEAGTVGNLDVAPQQTARLKLDISGINSYKDKELLLNVSYKLKKAETLLSPGFTVAKAQMSVTPYKAPDMALVNVKKANIESVAPFVNNNDGNYLIIEGEDFIIEFAKNNGFLSRYKVAGKELMNDGGQLVPNFWRAPTDNDYGARLQHKYRVWLNPKLKRTSFTNKQENGTIVVEAGYEMPDVSAKLYLTYVINNTGEIKVTQKMLAGEAEKVPDMFRFGMQMQMPDEFYKINYYGRGPVENYSDRNHATDLGIYRQTVGEQFYPYIRPQETGTKTDIRWWRQLNEAGSGLQFVAEAPFSASALNYTIESLDDGLNKDQRHSPEVIPVDYTNICIDKAQLGLACENSWGAIAYPQYRLPYGNYEFSFIMKPVFNKVY, translated from the coding sequence ATGAAGAAAAAGCTATTCAGTTTATTTGCTTTGGCTATTGGATTTCAGACAATTGCCTTATCCCAAAAGAATGAGTGGAGAGATCCGGAGGTAAATGCTGTAAATCGTACTCCGATGCATACCAACTATTTTGCTTATGAATCGCCCGATGCTGCCCGTGCAGGTGTGAAGGAAGAATCTGATAATTTTCTGTCACTGAATGGGATGTGGAAATTTAATTGGGTAAGGAATGCCGACCAGCGCCCGGACGACTTTTATCGGTTGGGTTATAACGATAGTGCGTGGGATGAGCTGAAAGTACCTGCTGTATGGGAGTTAAATGGCTATGGAGATCCTATTTATGTCAATGTTGGGTATCCGTGGAAGAACCAGTTCAGAACAGATCCTCCGAAAATACCTGTAAAGAACAATCATGTGGGATCCTATCGTAAGGAGATTGTTATACCGGCGGAGTGGAAGGATAAGCAAATCTTTGCGCATTTTGGTTCAGTCACTTCTAATATCTATTTGTGGGTGAATGGTAAATACGTTGGGTATAGTGAAGACAGTAAACTGGAAGCGGAGTTTGATTTGTCGGGTTATCTCAAACCGGGTAAAAATCTGATTGTATTTCAGGTGTTCCGTTGGTGCGACGGGTCATATCTTGAAGACCAAGATTTCTTCCGTTTTTCGGGTGTAGGGCGTGATTGCTACTTGTATACCCGCAACAAGAACTATATTCAGGACATCAGAGTTACTCCCGACTTGGACCAACAGTATACAAACGGATCGTTGAATATTGCCCTTCAAATGAAAGGGCGAGGTACTGTGGAATTGGAACTGTCGGATTCGAAAGGCAATATCGTTGCAAACACCCGGGTGAACGGTTCGGGCAATCTTTCGGCTACCATGGAGGTTAAGAATCCCCTTAAATGGAGTGCGGAAATGCCCAATCTTTATTGTCTGACGGCTACTTTGAAGAATGGCAATGATATTTTAGAAGTTATTCCAGTAAAAGTAGGTTTCCGTAAAGTGGAGATTAAGGATGCCCAGTTGCTTGTGAACGGACAGCCTGTACTGATTAAAGGTGCCAACCGCCATGAAATGGATCCCGATTATGGATATGTTGTTTCGCGGGAACGTATGTTGCAGGATATCCGGATCATGAAGCAATTCAATATCAATGCCGTGCGTACATGCCATTATCCTGATGACAATCTTTGGTATGAATTGTGCGATGAGTATGGTTTGTATGTCGTAGCTGAGGCTAATGTAGAGGCGCACGGAATGTTATATACTAATAATCAGCTTTCTAAACATGCTTCCTTTGCCAAAGCACATCTGGAACGTAACCAGCGTAATGTGCAGCGCAGTTACAATCATCCTTCGGTTATTATTTGGTCATTGGGCAACGAAACCGGTCCCGGCCCTAATTTTGAAGCTTGCTACCGTTGGATAAAAGCGGAAGATGCGACACGCCCCGTGCAGTATGAACAGGCCGGTCATGATTATTATACCGATATTTTCTGTCCGATGTATTTGTGGTACAGTGCGTGTGAGGATTATGCCAAGAGTAATGCCACTAAACCGCTTATACAGTGTGAATATGCGCATGCCATGGGTAATTCTATGGGTGGATTCAAAGAATATTGGGACCTGATACGCAAATATCCGAAATTTCAGGGTGGGTTCATCTGGGACTTTGTTGACCAGTCTGTGCGTTGGAAAAATAAAGACGGTATTGAAATATATGCGTACGGCGGAGATTTTAATAAGTACGATGGTTCTGACAATAATTTCTGTGATAACGGTCTGATAAGCCCTGACAGGGTACCGAATCCGCACATGTACGAAGTGGGTTACTTTTATCAGTCCATTTGGACACATCCCGTCAACCTGCAAAATGGAGAAATAGAAATCTTCAATGAGAATTTCTTCCGTGATCTTTCCGCCTATTATCTGGATTGGCAGTTATTGGCAGATGGTGAATTGGTAGAAGCCGGCACTGTTGGCAATCTTGATGTTGCTCCTCAACAAACGGCAAGATTAAAACTGGATATCTCCGGTATAAATTCGTATAAAGACAAAGAACTATTACTGAATGTGTCTTATAAACTTAAAAAGGCTGAAACCTTATTATCTCCCGGATTTACTGTTGCAAAAGCCCAGATGTCCGTCACTCCCTATAAGGCACCCGATATGGCGTTGGTGAATGTGAAAAAAGCGAATATAGAATCCGTTGCTCCCTTCGTGAATAATAATGATGGCAATTATCTGATCATTGAAGGTGAGGATTTCATTATCGAGTTTGCGAAGAACAATGGTTTTCTGAGCAGATATAAGGTTGCAGGCAAAGAATTGATGAATGATGGCGGACAACTCGTGCCTAATTTCTGGCGTGCGCCTACTGACAACGATTATGGTGCCAGATTGCAGCACAAATACAGGGTATGGCTGAATCCGAAACTTAAAAGGACTTCATTTACCAATAAGCAGGAAAATGGAACGATTGTAGTTGAGGCCGGATATGAAATGCCTGATGTATCTGCTAAATTATATCTGACTTATGTGATAAATAATACAGGTGAGATAAAAGTTACCCAGAAAATGCTTGCTGGTGAAGCAGAGAAAGTGCCCGATATGTTCCGCTTCGGCATGCAGATGCAGATGCCTGACGAGTTCTATAAAATCAATTATTATGGCAGAGGTCCTGTGGAAAACTATTCGGACCGCAATCATGCAACAGATTTAGGAATTTACCGTCAGACGGTGGGGGAACAATTCTATCCATATATTCGTCCACAGGAAACGGGTACTAAGACTGATATACGTTGGTGGAGACAACTGAACGAAGCGGGTTCCGGGTTGCAATTTGTTGCGGAAGCCCCGTTCTCGGCATCGGCTTTGAATTATACAATTGAGTCTTTGGACGACGGGTTGAATAAAGATCAGCGTCATTCGCCGGAAGTAATCCCGGTGGATTATACGAATATCTGTATAGATAAGGCTCAATTGGGTCTGGCTTGTGAAAACAGCTGGGGAGCTATCGCTTATCCGCAATACCGCTTGCCGTATGGTAATTATGAATTCAGTTTTATAATGAAGCCGGTATTTAATAAAGTTTATTGA